Proteins from a genomic interval of Quercus robur chromosome 9, dhQueRobu3.1, whole genome shotgun sequence:
- the LOC126700259 gene encoding ubiquitin-conjugating enzyme E2 10, with protein MASKRILKELKDLQKDPPTSCSAGPVAEDMFHWQATIMGPPDSPYAGGVFLVTIHFPPDYPFKPPKVAFRTKVFHPNINSNGSICLDILKEQWSPALTISKVLLSICSLLTDPNPDDPLVPEIAHMYKTDRNKYETTARSWTQKYAMG; from the exons ATGGCTTCCAAGCGGATCTTGAAGGAGCTCAAGGATTTGCAGAAGGATCCTCCTACTTCTTGCAGTGCCG GCCCTGTTGCCGAAGATATGTTTCACTGGCAAGCAACAATAATGGGTCCTCCAGACAGTCCTTATGCAGGGGGTGTTTTCCTAGTTACTATCCACTTTCCTCCAGACTACCCATTTAAGCCCCCCAAG GTTGCATTCAGAACAAAGGTGTTTCACCCAAATATAAACAGCAATGGGAGCATTTGCCTTGACATCTTGAAGGAGCAGTGGAGCCCTGCCCTTACCATTTCCAAG GTGTTGCTTTCAATCTGTTCTTTGCTGACGGACCCAAATCCTGATGATCCTTTGGTGCCTGAGATTGCTCACATGTATAAGACAGACAGGAACAAATATGAAACAACTGCTAGGAGCTGGACCCAGAAGTATGCCATGGGCTAA